From a region of the Corallococcus coralloides DSM 2259 genome:
- a CDS encoding ABC transporter permease — MALLLQDLLLALRRLRRSPTFTVVAVATLALGIGANVAIFSVVHAVLLRPLPLRDDARLVRLFSVGRQGPGPTSPPDLMDLREQTRAFEGLAGVAPAMVTLGADRTEPSPMKVQTAMVTAGFFQVLGPRVQLGRALQAGDDAPGAPQVAVLSHALWQRRFGGSPDVLGRTVSLGGPLPWTVVGVMAPGFDFPSRAELWTPLTQDESMTKPEARGAHWLEVYGRLGPGVSIERARADAAAVARSLAARYPATNADMGASVEPLRDVLLGQVRPSLLLLLGAVGLVLLIACANLMHLLLARAASREAETSVRLALGASRGRIARELLVESALLSALGGGAGLLAAMWALDALAAFGPRDIPRIDEVSLDGTVLAFTASLSVFTTLLFGLVPAWQTSRVELARVLRTAGEGAGGAAHHHRTRAALIVAETALAVLLLVSAGLLLRSFVHLRQVDPGFQPEGVLTVKLDLPPFRYAFGSAAPAAFYDGLLERLRTLPGVTAAGAVNALPMEGKRWTIAVRDPRRPVVPGTEPWQASIRIVTPGALEALRVPVLRGRALLPEDRGAGGRAVLINAEAARRFWPGEDPLGRTLDTDMDFGNGAFGGRVVGVVANLATEGLAAPAAPEVYVPYEQSRSTDMTLVLRTTGAPLALAGAVRAEVRGLDANLALGSVRTLASVVDGTVAPLRFYLLLVSLFAGVALVLAAVGLYGVVAYAVVQRTRELGIRMALGARAGQLMGMVLSHYLRLTAVGLVLGLGLAWGASRALSHLLNGVRPTDPLTYGLVVAVLGAVAFLAALLPARRAAHVPPAVVLRAD; from the coding sequence ATGGCTCTCCTCCTCCAGGACCTCCTGCTCGCGCTGCGGCGGCTGCGTCGCAGCCCCACCTTCACGGTCGTGGCGGTGGCCACGCTGGCGCTGGGCATTGGCGCCAACGTCGCCATCTTCAGCGTGGTGCACGCGGTGCTGCTGCGGCCGTTGCCCCTGCGCGACGACGCGCGGCTCGTGCGGCTGTTCAGCGTGGGCCGGCAGGGTCCGGGGCCCACGTCGCCGCCGGACCTGATGGACCTGCGCGAACAGACGCGGGCCTTCGAGGGGCTCGCTGGCGTGGCACCCGCGATGGTGACGCTCGGGGCGGACCGGACGGAGCCCTCGCCCATGAAGGTGCAGACCGCGATGGTGACGGCCGGGTTCTTCCAGGTGCTGGGGCCCCGCGTGCAGCTGGGCCGCGCGCTCCAGGCCGGGGATGACGCGCCGGGAGCGCCCCAGGTCGCGGTGCTGTCGCATGCGCTCTGGCAGCGCCGCTTCGGCGGCAGCCCCGACGTGCTGGGGCGCACGGTGAGCCTGGGCGGCCCGCTGCCGTGGACGGTGGTGGGCGTGATGGCGCCGGGCTTCGACTTCCCGTCGCGCGCGGAGCTGTGGACGCCGCTGACCCAGGATGAGTCCATGACGAAGCCGGAGGCGCGCGGCGCGCACTGGCTGGAGGTGTATGGGCGGCTGGGCCCCGGCGTGAGCATCGAGCGGGCGAGGGCCGACGCGGCGGCGGTCGCGAGGAGCCTGGCGGCCCGGTACCCGGCGACGAACGCGGACATGGGCGCGAGCGTGGAGCCCTTGCGAGACGTGCTGCTGGGCCAGGTGCGCCCCTCGCTGTTGTTGCTGCTGGGCGCGGTGGGGCTGGTGCTGCTCATCGCGTGCGCCAACCTCATGCACCTGCTGCTGGCGCGGGCCGCGTCGCGCGAGGCGGAGACGTCCGTGCGGCTCGCGCTGGGCGCCAGCCGGGGGCGCATCGCGCGGGAGCTGCTGGTGGAGAGCGCGCTCCTGTCGGCGCTGGGTGGCGGGGCCGGGCTGCTCGCGGCGATGTGGGCGCTGGATGCGCTGGCGGCGTTCGGGCCCAGGGACATCCCGCGCATCGACGAGGTGTCGCTCGATGGCACCGTGCTGGCGTTCACGGCGAGCCTGTCGGTGTTCACCACGCTGCTCTTCGGGCTGGTGCCGGCGTGGCAGACGTCGCGGGTGGAGCTGGCGCGCGTGCTGCGGACCGCGGGCGAGGGCGCGGGAGGCGCCGCTCATCACCACCGTACCCGCGCGGCGCTCATCGTGGCGGAGACGGCGCTGGCGGTGCTGCTGCTGGTGAGCGCGGGCCTGCTGCTGCGCAGCTTCGTGCATCTGCGGCAGGTGGATCCGGGCTTCCAGCCGGAGGGCGTGTTGACGGTGAAGCTCGACCTGCCGCCCTTCCGCTACGCCTTCGGCAGCGCGGCGCCCGCGGCCTTCTACGACGGGCTGCTCGAGCGGCTGAGGACCCTGCCCGGGGTGACCGCGGCGGGGGCGGTGAATGCGCTGCCCATGGAGGGGAAGCGGTGGACGATCGCGGTGCGAGACCCTCGGAGGCCGGTGGTGCCGGGCACGGAGCCCTGGCAGGCCAGCATCCGCATCGTCACGCCGGGAGCGTTGGAGGCGCTGCGGGTGCCGGTGCTGCGCGGCCGGGCGCTGCTGCCAGAGGACCGGGGCGCGGGTGGGCGCGCGGTGTTGATCAACGCGGAGGCGGCGCGCCGCTTCTGGCCGGGAGAGGACCCGCTGGGCCGCACGCTGGACACGGACATGGACTTTGGAAACGGCGCGTTCGGAGGCCGGGTGGTGGGGGTGGTGGCGAACCTGGCCACGGAGGGACTGGCCGCGCCCGCCGCGCCGGAGGTGTACGTCCCCTATGAGCAGTCGCGCTCCACGGACATGACGCTGGTGCTGCGTACGACAGGAGCGCCGCTCGCGCTGGCCGGGGCGGTGCGGGCGGAGGTCCGGGGGCTGGACGCGAACCTCGCGCTGGGCAGCGTGCGGACGCTGGCGTCGGTGGTGGATGGAACGGTGGCGCCGCTGCGCTTCTATCTCCTGCTGGTGAGCCTCTTCGCGGGGGTGGCGCTGGTGCTGGCGGCGGTGGGGCTCTACGGGGTGGTGGCCTACGCGGTGGTGCAGCGCACGCGAGAGCTGGGCATCCGCATGGCATTGGGAGCGCGTGCGGGCCAGCTGATGGGCATGGTGTTGAGCCACTACCTGCGGCTCACGGCGGTGGGGCTGGTGTTGGGGCTGGGGCTCGCATGGGGAGCCAGCCGCGCGCTGTCACACCTGCTCAACGGCGTGCGGCCCACGGATCCACTCACCTACGGCTTGGTGGTGGCGGTGCTCGGCGCCGTGGCGTTCCTCGCGGCGCTGTTGCCAGCACGAAGGGCCGCGCACGTGCCCCCGGCGGTCGTGCTCCGGGCGGACTGA